In Microbacterium sp. 1.5R, the following are encoded in one genomic region:
- a CDS encoding DoxX family protein: MAKNVARTIGRVFLGSSLVFAGVSHLTFAREEFQAQVPEWVPIDPDVTVLASGVVEIGLGTALLVARKHRGLVGVITALFFVAVFPGNIAQWTHHRDGFGLDTDMKRFVRLFFQPVLIALAIWSTRRPRRDAAGSAPAAP; this comes from the coding sequence ATGGCGAAGAATGTCGCACGCACCATCGGCCGGGTCTTCCTGGGTTCCTCGCTCGTCTTCGCGGGCGTCTCGCATCTGACGTTCGCGCGCGAGGAGTTCCAGGCGCAGGTGCCGGAGTGGGTGCCCATCGACCCGGACGTGACCGTGCTCGCCTCGGGTGTCGTCGAGATCGGACTCGGCACCGCGCTGCTCGTCGCGCGCAAGCACCGCGGACTGGTCGGCGTGATCACCGCACTGTTCTTCGTCGCGGTCTTCCCCGGCAACATCGCGCAGTGGACGCATCACCGCGACGGCTTCGGCCTCGACACCGACATGAAGCGATTCGTGCGCCTGTTCTTCCAGCCCGTGCTGATCGCCCTGGCCATCTGGTCGACGCGCCGCCCGCGCCGCGACGCGGCCGGCTCCGCTCCCGCCGCTCCCTAA
- a CDS encoding ribonuclease H family protein → MTITAAADGSALGNPGPNGWAWYIDDANWAAGGSPHGTNNQGELRAVLELLQATAGISEKLMIECDSRYVIDSVTKWMPGWKRKGWRKSDGGPVLNRDLLEGIDEAIRGRDVEFSWVKGHAGHPLNEAADERANAAAKAYQAQQEPRRGPGFTMATDAGAAAAASAPIAAAATRGEQDAAASPAVATSLAEPLWAEPSDLLDSLYAPVDDPIEVRLALSSDEHARLRDRAEAQGVTLEEALRRLI, encoded by the coding sequence ATGACGATCACCGCCGCCGCAGACGGCTCCGCCCTGGGCAACCCCGGCCCGAACGGCTGGGCCTGGTACATCGACGACGCCAACTGGGCCGCGGGCGGCTCCCCGCACGGCACGAACAACCAGGGTGAGCTGCGGGCCGTGCTCGAACTGCTGCAGGCGACGGCCGGCATCTCCGAGAAGCTGATGATCGAGTGCGACAGCCGCTACGTGATCGATTCGGTGACCAAGTGGATGCCGGGCTGGAAGCGCAAGGGCTGGCGTAAGTCGGACGGCGGGCCCGTGCTCAACCGCGACCTGCTCGAGGGCATCGACGAGGCGATCCGCGGGCGCGACGTCGAGTTCTCGTGGGTCAAGGGCCACGCCGGGCACCCCCTGAACGAGGCGGCCGACGAGCGCGCGAACGCCGCAGCGAAGGCCTACCAGGCACAGCAGGAGCCGCGCCGCGGGCCCGGGTTCACCATGGCGACGGATGCCGGGGCCGCTGCCGCAGCATCCGCCCCGATCGCCGCCGCAGCGACACGCGGCGAGCAGGATGCTGCGGCATCCCCGGCCGTCGCGACGTCTCTCGCCGAACCCCTGTGGGCCGAGCCATCCGACCTGCTCGACAGCCTCTATGCGCCGGTCGACGATCCGATCGAGGTGCGACTCGCGCTGTCGAGCGACGAGCACGCCCGCCTGCGCGATCGCGCCGAGGCACAGGGCGTCACGCTCGAAGAGGCGCTCCGCCGCCTGATCTGA
- a CDS encoding mechanosensitive ion channel family protein, whose translation MPTDFSWDSWVGTAASIAILTVISAAALAVLALAASLISRRVPWVRDLARRVRNAMIATTAVVAIWIAGAISEPATQEWWPVVSRLFLIATILTGSWLLGASISFGFERLMAREETLLVGPEARRRRTQLLVIHRLVLVTIAVLSLGAVLFSFPEMRAVGTSLLASAGIVSIIAGLAAQSILGNLIAGVQVAFTDAIRVGDVVVVEGEWGRVGEINLSYVVVYIWDERRLVIPCSYFTTTPIETWTRRSDKILGTVYLDLDWRVPMDELRQEFQRIVEASPAWDGRSYDSAVTEAQGGYVTVRLVMSAKDSGDQWTLRCEVREKMIGWLQREHPEALPRTRVDLGAPQLAD comes from the coding sequence ATGCCTACCGACTTCTCCTGGGATTCCTGGGTCGGCACCGCCGCGTCGATCGCCATCCTCACGGTGATCTCTGCCGCCGCACTCGCGGTGCTGGCGCTCGCCGCCTCGCTGATCAGCCGTCGCGTGCCATGGGTGCGCGATCTCGCCAGACGCGTGCGCAACGCGATGATCGCGACGACCGCTGTGGTCGCGATCTGGATCGCGGGTGCGATCTCAGAGCCGGCGACACAGGAATGGTGGCCGGTGGTGTCCCGGCTGTTCCTGATCGCCACGATCCTCACCGGCTCGTGGTTGCTCGGCGCATCGATCTCATTCGGCTTCGAGCGATTGATGGCCAGAGAGGAGACGCTGCTCGTCGGTCCGGAAGCCCGCCGCCGTCGCACGCAGCTGCTCGTCATCCACCGGCTCGTTCTGGTCACGATCGCCGTGCTGTCTCTGGGCGCCGTGCTCTTCAGCTTCCCCGAGATGAGGGCCGTCGGCACCAGCCTGCTGGCCTCGGCCGGCATCGTCAGCATCATCGCCGGGCTCGCTGCGCAGTCGATCCTCGGCAACCTCATCGCAGGGGTGCAGGTCGCTTTCACCGATGCGATCCGAGTCGGCGACGTGGTCGTCGTCGAAGGCGAATGGGGGCGGGTCGGCGAGATCAACCTGTCCTACGTGGTCGTCTACATCTGGGACGAGCGCCGCCTGGTCATTCCGTGCAGCTACTTCACGACGACACCGATCGAGACCTGGACGCGACGTTCCGACAAGATCCTCGGCACGGTCTACCTCGATCTCGACTGGCGAGTGCCGATGGATGAGCTGCGGCAGGAGTTCCAGCGCATCGTCGAGGCGTCACCCGCCTGGGACGGCCGTTCCTACGACTCCGCGGTGACGGAGGCACAGGGCGGTTACGTAACGGTGCGCCTGGTGATGTCGGCCAAGGACTCGGGCGATCAGTGGACACTGCGCTGCGAGGTACGGGAGAAGATGATCGGCTGGCTGCAGCGTGAGCATCCCGAGGCGCTTCCCCGGACGCGAGTCGACCTGGGTGCCCCGCAGCTCGCGGACTGA
- a CDS encoding protealysin inhibitor emfourin — translation MSESPESSDAPVVIAVVRTGGIAGIRRKWRVEPDPTETHHWIAMIDSCPWDADSDADSGADRFVWLIRVRTPSEERERELPDSALDGPWRELVDAVREAAA, via the coding sequence ATGAGCGAGTCCCCAGAGTCGAGTGACGCGCCGGTCGTCATCGCGGTGGTGCGGACGGGCGGCATCGCCGGCATCCGTCGCAAGTGGCGGGTGGAACCAGACCCGACCGAGACGCACCACTGGATCGCGATGATCGACAGCTGCCCGTGGGATGCCGACAGCGATGCCGATTCTGGCGCAGACCGCTTCGTGTGGCTGATCCGCGTGCGCACACCGTCGGAGGAACGCGAACGCGAGCTCCCCGACTCCGCACTCGACGGGCCGTGGCGAGAACTCGTCGATGCGGTCCGCGAGGCCGCAGCCTGA
- a CDS encoding M4 family metallopeptidase, producing the protein MSSHTEIPGVVPSYLLARLAESGRYPRAAAAARQTLTAGRPPFRARIDLSIDENGDLVAELSDAPNRTISDAGNTQNLPGAIVRAEDDEPVADPSVNEAFDGLGATFEMLLSAFGRNSLNDAGAPLDATVHYGIDYDNAFWDGERMVFGDGDGEVFVGFTSSTTVIGHELAHGVVQYTANLEYQGQPGALNESIADVFGALTEQYLLGQTAADATWLIGAEIFTDAVQGSALRSMIAPGTAYDDDELGKDPQPDHMSGFVRTTEDNGGVHINSGIPNRAFALFAIDLGGNAWETAGTVWYRALTGGLSSTASFTEFADATLAAASAIDDATAAAARRAWATVGVYEDERVPRVE; encoded by the coding sequence ATGAGCAGCCACACCGAGATCCCCGGAGTCGTTCCGTCCTACCTGCTCGCGCGCCTGGCCGAGTCGGGCCGCTATCCCCGTGCGGCCGCCGCCGCACGGCAGACGCTGACGGCGGGCAGACCGCCGTTCCGTGCGCGCATCGATCTGTCGATCGACGAGAACGGAGACCTGGTCGCCGAGCTGTCGGACGCGCCGAACCGCACGATCAGCGACGCCGGCAACACCCAGAACCTCCCCGGGGCGATCGTCCGCGCCGAAGACGACGAGCCGGTGGCCGACCCGTCGGTCAACGAGGCGTTCGACGGACTCGGGGCGACGTTCGAGATGCTGCTCTCCGCCTTCGGGCGCAACTCGCTCAACGACGCCGGCGCCCCTCTCGACGCCACCGTGCACTACGGCATCGACTACGACAACGCCTTCTGGGACGGCGAGCGCATGGTGTTCGGCGACGGCGACGGCGAGGTGTTCGTCGGCTTCACCTCATCGACCACCGTGATCGGCCACGAACTCGCGCACGGTGTGGTGCAGTACACCGCGAACCTCGAGTACCAAGGTCAGCCCGGCGCGCTGAACGAGTCGATCGCCGATGTCTTCGGCGCGCTCACCGAGCAGTACCTCCTCGGGCAGACCGCCGCAGATGCCACCTGGCTCATCGGGGCGGAGATCTTCACGGATGCCGTGCAGGGCAGTGCACTGCGGTCGATGATCGCCCCGGGCACGGCCTACGACGACGACGAGCTCGGCAAAGACCCGCAGCCCGATCACATGAGCGGATTCGTGCGCACGACAGAAGACAACGGCGGCGTGCACATCAACTCGGGCATCCCCAACCGGGCCTTCGCCCTCTTCGCGATCGACCTCGGCGGCAACGCCTGGGAGACCGCCGGAACGGTCTGGTACCGCGCGCTCACCGGCGGCCTGTCGAGCACTGCGAGTTTCACGGAGTTCGCCGACGCGACCCTCGCCGCGGCATCCGCCATCGACGACGCGACTGCCGCAGCCGCTCGACGTGCGTGGGCGACCGTGGGAGTCTATGAGGATGAGCGAGTCCCCAGAGTCGAGTGA